The DNA window GAAATGCAGCTTTTTCGTTGTTGTCAAAACTAATTCCATATTTTTGACCCATTTTATCTAAAAGCTGTAATCTCTCTGATGCGTTCTCAACAGGCTGGAAATAAAATTTTCCATCCGGAGTAGCGTTGATAGTCATTAAACTAGCATCAGGAAGTAACTTCTCTGATATTGAAGATGGCGGTTTAATCTGCTCCACGTCAGGTTTTTTAAACTGAGTGGTCAATATAAAGAATGTAAGTAGTAGGAACGCAACGTCACACATTGCGGTCATGTCCGTTACTACTCCATGTCTTTTTGGTTTGACTCTCGCCATTATTTTTATTATTTTTAATTAAACTTCTTTTATTGCTAATGCAAATAGCTTGCTAAAAATTCTTAGTTGAATTCCGCGAAAGATTGTTGGATGCTCATAGCGATCTCATCGATCTTGTAAGTTAATCCATCAATTTTAGATGTAAAGAAGTTATAAAGGATAATAGCGATAGCTGAAGTACCAATACCTAATGCCGTGTTGATCAAGGCTTCAGAGATACCTGTAGAAAGTGCAGCAGCATCTGGAGTACCACCACCTGAACCTAATGCGAAGAATGCTTTGATCATCCCGATTACAGTTCCTAAAAGTGCTACTAACGTTGCAACAGTACCTAAAGTAGAAAGAATCATCATGTTCTTTTCTAACATTGGCATTTCAAGAGTTGTAGCCTCTTCGATAGCTTTATTAAGAGCTACCATTTTTTGCTCTTTGTTTAAAGTCGTGTCATGAGATAAAGCTTTGTAAGTCGTAAGACCTTCTTTAACTACATTACCTACAGATCCTTGTTGTCTGTCGCACTCTTCTAAAGCTTCATCAATTTTGTTTTGATTTAATAAACTTCTTACTTGAACTACGAAGCTATCTAAGTTTCCTTTTCCAGCTGCTTTACCAAGAACGAAGTATCTTTCAAAAGAGAAAACGATTACAGTGATCATGAAAGTAATCAAGATTGGTACGATAACCCCTCCTTTGTAGATAATACCTAAAAACGACTCTGGGTGAATGTCTTTTCCTTCAACACTTGAAAAAGCTACAGATCCACTCCCTAGTTTATCTGCATCTTTGAAGTTACCAGGACTCCCTAATACGAATAAATAAATACAAACTCCTATAACGAATAAAATAGGAATAATAATAGCCGGGTTTAAACCTCCTGCTTTTCTAGCAATTACTTGCTCATCATTTTTTGAAACATTCATTTCCATATTTAACTAAATTATATTGTTTTAAAATTTTATCAAGTTGTAAATTAAAGGCAAAATTAATTAAAATACAAGAGTCTTAAATAAACATTTTGCTTTTTTTTGATAACGAAATATTATTACGATTTCGATATTTCAATTATTTTCTTTTTTTTTATTGATATTCTCCAATATTTAAAAATACTTTAAAAATTTGAAAAAATTAACCCCTCATTTTTTCAAATTTACCAATGTTAATTTTTTTTTAAATTACAATATTCACAATTCTGTGAGGGACAACAATGATTTTTTTAGGGGTTTTTCCTTCCAAAATTTGTTGCATTTTGGGATCGCTAATCACCAAATCTTCAACCTCTTTGGCCGATAATTGAGCAGATAGGGATATTTTGAACCTCATTTTACCATTTACGCTTACAGGATACTGAATTTCATCTTCTACTAAATAAGATTCATTCAATTCCGGGAATTTCTCAAACTCTATAGATGTATTATTTCCTAACAGACTCCACAGCTCTTCACAAATATGAGGAGCATAAGGAGAGATGATAACGGCTAAGGGTTCAAGAATATTGCGTTTGTTGCATTTTATTTTTTGTAATTCATTTACAGCAATCATAAATGAGGATACAGAAGTATTGAAAGAGAAGTTTTCGATATCGAAAACAACCTTCTTTATTAAGGTATGTAATATTTTATATTCAGCTTTTGTAGGTTCTTCATCAGAAACTTCAAATACATCACCATTAAAATATAGGTTCCAGAATTTTTTAAGGAAACCATATACTCCACTTAGCCCTTGTGTATTCCATGGCTTTGATTGTTCTAACGGACCTAAAAACATTTCATACAATCTTAATCCGTCTGCTCCGTATTCATTACAGATATCATCGGGATTTACCACATTGTATTTTGACTTAGACATTTTTTCTACTTCACGATCCACAATGTATTTTCCATCTTCTAAAATAAATTCTGCCTCTGCATAATCTGGTCTCCATTGTTTGAACGCTTCAGTATCCAATTCGTCAGACGTACCTTTTAATAAAGAAACATCAACATGGATCTTCTGAGTCTTATATTCATTTGATAGAGCTTTTGAAACATATTGGTTGGTTCCCTCTATTCTATACACAAATGCACTCATCCCCAAAATCATTCCTTGATTGATCAATTTTTGAAATGGTTCATCCTGATTGATATATCCTCTGTCTTTTAAGAACATATTCCAGAAACGGGAATATAGTAAGTGTCCGGTCGCATGTTCGCTTCCTCCTATATATAGGTCTACCTGTCCCCAATAGTCTGTTAATTCCTTTTTAGCAAAACCTTCTTCATTATGAGGATCCATATATCTTAAGAAATACCATGAGCTTCCCGCCCAACCTGGCATTGTAGATAATTCCAGTGGAAAAACAGTTCCATCATCTATCAGATCTGTAGCTACTACTTTTTGATTTGCTTCATCCCACGCAAAAAATTTCGCGTTTCCTAATGGTGGATCTCCATCTTCAGTTGGCAAATATTTTTCAACTTCAGGAAGTTCTAAAGGTAAAGCAGAAACTGGCAAAGTATATGGCATTCCATCCTTATAATATATAGGAACCGGTTCACCCCAATAACGCTGTCTTGAGAATATAGCATCACGCTGTCTGTAATTTGTGGTTCCATGACCAATATTGCGATTTTCAACTTCAGCAATTATTTTTGCTTTAGCCTCCTCGTAACCTAATCCGTTTAGAAAATCTGAGTTTACGCAAGTACTCGTTTTAGAATCAAAAGATTTTTCCTGAATATCTTCATCGGTTTCAACAACCTTTTTAATTTCCAAATTAAATTTCTTAGCGAATCTGTGATCGCGCTCATCGTGAGCTGGAACAGCCATTACCGCTCCTGTACCATAACCCATCAATACATAATCTGAAATGTAGATCGGCATTTTTTCATTGCTGAACGGATTGACCGCATAACTTCCGGTAAAAGCACCACTCACGTTTTTAACGTCAGCCATTCTGTCTCGCTCCGTTTTTTTAGAAGTTTCTTCAATATAAGTATCTACTTCTGCTTTTTGAGCTTCTGTAGTAATAGCATCTACTAAAGGATTTTCAGGAGCCAACACCATGAATGTTGCTCCATATATAGTATCCGGCCTTGTTGTGAAGACCTCGATAATTTCGTTATGATTTTCAACGTTAAATTTTACCTGAGCTCCCTGAGACTTTCCGATCCAATATTCCTGAGAATCTTTCAACGGTTGTGGCCAGTCTAAAGTTTTCAGACCTTGAAGCAATCTTTCAGAATATGCAGAAATTCTCATACTCCACTGCATCATTTTTTTCTGAAACACTGGAAAACCTCCTCTTTCAGACTTACCATCTTTTACTTCATCGTTAGCAAGTACTGTTCCTAATGCAGGACACCAGTTTACAGTCGTTTCTGCTCTGTAAGATAAACGGTAATTTAACAAAGTATCTTCCTTATCTATATCAGAAGCATTTTTCCATTCTTCTGCTGTGAAGTTTAACTCTTCATTTTGATTGGCATTTAAACCTTCCGTTCCTTTTTCTTCAAAATGCTGAATTAAAGTTTCGATAGATTCTGCCTTGTCTGTATTTTTATTATACCAGGAATGATATAATTCAATAAAGATCCATTGTGTCCATTTATAATAAGAAGCATCTGAAGTTCTCACTTCTCTACTCCAATCGAAGGAAAAACCAATTTTTCTTAACTGCTCTTCATATCGCGTAATATTCTGCTCAGTAGTAATTGCAGGATGTTGTCCCGTTTGAATAGCATATTGTTCAGCTGGAAGTCCAAAACTGTCATAACCAACGGGGTGAAGTACATTAAAACCTTGATGTCTTTTATATCTCGCATAGATATCAGATGCGATGTATCCTAGAGGATGCCCAACATGAAGTCCTGCTCCGGATGGGTACGGAAACATATCGAGAACATAAAATTTGGGTTTATCTGTTGTATCGGAAGTCTTATAGGTCTGTTTTTCTTCCCAGTATTTCTGCCACTTTTTTTCTATCTGCTGATGATCGTAAAACACTTATGTATAGATTTTATTTAAAATTATTTTCAAAAAATTTGAAGAATTACAAAAATAAAGATTTTAAAAGAAATAGAACTTTAATTTTTAATTAATTAGCATGCTTTAACTAAACTAAAAGATCCCATCCGAAGATGAGATCTGTATATTTAATATGTAAAGTCTTATATATTACTGAGGAATTCTCTTGAATGTAATAGTTTTTGACTTGTATACATTAGGATCTGTAGCATCTTCGATCGTAAGATTCATTGTACTTTCATTGAGCGTAGTTACTTTTCCTTTATCCGGAACTACAGTTCCCTGATATTTAATCTCTATTCTGTTATCACTTGTACTGTAGGTATATGTAAAATTCTTTTCAGAGACTGTACTACATATTGCTGGATTTCCTATTTCATCTTTATCTGTTCTTTTTCCAGTACTCCCCTCATTGAACAGCCATCTTGAATCTTTTTGGCATGTTGTGTAGGCAATTTCGTCTGATACTCCAGCCCCATTTACAGGAACAGTTGTTACCACTTCTTTTAATGGTTGCCAAAGTCCGTTAATTGGAAATAGCTGCTGTGGATCATCATCTTTACACCCGGTTGCTACTAATAATGATAAACCTGCAAATAGTAATGCTAATTTCTTCATATATCAAATTTTTCAAGGCCTAAAATTATGATTTTTTTTAAATACTCTGTCATTTTTTTTAGGTTTTGCAATTATAATTTTCATTTTCTTAAAATTCCTTCAATAAAACAGATATTTTAAAACCTTATATTTGCAGAAAAACACGCATGCCCCAAGTTTCGATAATTACTCCATGTTATAATTCTGCCAGGTTTTTGGAAGAAACGATACATTCTGTAATGAGCCAAACATTTACAGATTGGGAGTGGTTGATCACAGATGATAAATCTGCTGATAACTCTGTGGAAATTATTCGGAAGATCAGTGATCCAAGAATAAAACTATCTGTTGCCGGAAAAAATGGTGGTGCCGGACATGCAAGAAATCTTTCTTTACAAAAAGCAAATGGTAGATATATTACTTTTTTAGATGCTGACGATTTCTGGGAACCCAATTTTTTAGAAGAAATGGTTAATTTTATGAAACGTGAAAATGCTGAAATTGCCTATTCAAATTATGCCAGATGTAACGAAGAACTAATTCCCCAAATTGAAGACTTCAAAGCTGACAAAGAGGTTACATTTGATAATCTATTAAAAACATGCCGCCTGTCTTTATTATCTTCAATGTATGATTCCCAGAGAGTAGGAAAAGAATACTTCCCGGAAGGCAGCAAACGTGAAGATCACGTAATGTGGCTGAATTTACTTAAAAAAATCCCTGTAGGAAAACCTCTTCCTAAAACTATGGCAAAATACAGAATGCATTCAACAAGCGTTTCGAGAAAAAAACAACATATTATAAAAGATCAATATCTGGTATACAAAGACTTTATGAAATTTTCTACATTAAAATCATTATACTATACCGCCAACTGGGCTTTAAATGGATTTATGAAATATTCTAAAATTTTCAACTAATGGAATATTCAAAAGAATTCAAAACTGCATTAAGTAATTTTTCTTCTATAGAAAAAGACCGTCTTATTTTCAGACTCCTCAAAAAGGATAAGCTTTTATCTAAGAAATTATATTTCGAGCTTATTGACACTGAAACAACAGATCAGAAAAGAGACCAAATGGAAGAATTAATTGAAGAAAAAGTTCTTTCCGCATCTAAACATCTGAGCAATCCAAAATATTTCCTCGTTCTCATCCGCAAATTAAGTGCAGAAATTACGGAACATATAAAAGTGACCACGGATAAATTTGGTGAAGTATCTCTTCATTTATTTCTGATCAATAAAATTTTAGATCATAATGATAAGTTAAGCCATCAAAGATTCGACAATGTTTACAAGTTATATCTTTATCTGATCAATAAATTGATAAAAGCTCTGCTCACCATAAAAAAACTGGATGAAGATTATTGGATCGAATTTGATGAATTATTAGAAGAATTGGAAACTAAGATACTTAAAAATAATTATTTACAAAAGCTTTGTATCAATAATAGTTTTGATTTTAATTGGTTAAAATCCGATGGAATCCCCGAAAACTTAGATCTGATTATAAAAGGAATAAAAAGCCAGGGCTTTTTAAAATGATTTGATTTTTTCTATAATAAGTGCTGAAGATTCTGGTTTATCATCTACAAATTTCCTGGCATTACCTGACATTTCTTCAATTACCTCATCGTTATTAAGAAGAAAAAGAATAAAATCGGCAGCTAAAGCTTCACTTGAGAAGGCTTTCCCTCCATTTGCAGAAATTAATTCATCTGCTTCAGGGTTTTTCTTGTAATGATCCCCAAACACGACTGGGACCCCGTACGTTGCTGCTTCAAGAATATTATGTAATCCGGCATCATGAAACCCCCCTCCTACGACTGCAATATCAGCATAGGAATATAATTTAGACAGTAAACCAATGCTATCTATAATTAGGAGTTGTTGATTCTTAATTAACGATTGGTCATTAGTTATTTCACTATACAATAAGGAATCTGGAAAACTTTGTTTTAAATTATGAACTCTTTTTAAATCATGGGGAGCAATAATAATTTTAACACTCCTATTCATCCCCGTAATTAACTCCGCAATTTTTTCTTCAGCATGCCATGAACTTCCAAAAACAATTGTCTTGTCTTTTCCTTTGAAGTCTTTAATATAATCTACATGATGATCAACGTTTCTCAATTGCTTCACTCTATCAAATCGGGTATCACCTGTTATAGAAGATTTTACCAATCCTACATTTTTAGCTAAAGCATACGAAAACCCCGTTTGGTGAAAAAACCAATCGACATTATTCTGCAATTGCTTTACAAACCATTTTCCGTAGGATGTAAAGAAAGACTGCCTTTCATAAAACAATGCTGAAATCACAAATACTTTTACATTTCTGCTTTTCAGCTCTGCAAAGAGATTATACCAATAGTCATATTTTACCGTAAAAAATAGTTTAACATTAAACTGTGAGACAAACTCTTTTATAACTTTCTTTCTATCAAAGGGTAAATAACAAACAACATCTGCAATATGTTTCTTTTTAACCACGTTTTCATAACCAGAGGGAGAAAAAAAAGTAATCAGAATTTTATGATCTGAAAATTCTTCTTTTAATTTTTCTAAAACAGGAAGTCCTTGTTCATATTCCCCTAAACTCGCAGCATGCATCCAAATAACTTTATCGCTTGGAGAAAAGCTGGATTTAACAAGTGCTAAAGATTCTTTACGACCTTCAAAACCCTTTTTTGTCTTTTCATTGAACAATGAAAAAAGTCTCATTCCGAAAACGAGTAAATTGACAAATATGTTATAAATAAAAGACATTAGTTATTTTTCAATTTCGGTTCTATCATTGTTAGTTGAGGGGTTAGAGATCACTAAGAACTCAAGATCTTTTGTTGCTTCATTAGCAATATAATGTTGAACTGTAGGTAAGATAGAAATACTTTCTTCTTCTTTTACTAAAACTTTTTCATTGTTGATATAAAACACAGCTTCTCCTCTTAAAATATAGAAGAACTGACTGGCTACCTTGTGGAAGTGTAATTTTTCAGCACTACCAGGAGGCATTTTTTCTTGCTTTACAGAAAGCCCGGGAGTATCTTTCAATACCCAGCTATCACAATTATTTCCCCAGATATAATGTTCGGAATTATCTTTCGAGTTTTTCATTTCTACTTTTTTTGAGCATGATAAATATATTAAACCCTAAAGCAATAAACAATAATCCCAGAAACACAAAAATCATATTACTTAATGTCCTGATCTTCTCTTCAGCCACCCACACACTCTCTACAACAGTATCTCCCATTAATAATAAAAATGGAATTAAGATACTGTAAGCAAATATTTGTATTGATTTCTTGTTACGAAAGCCATCAGGAACATGAACCATCGGAGAATTTGGGTTTCTTGTAACTCCGACAAGAATAAGAAAGACAAATGTAGAAATAGAAGGGGCAACCCATATCATTTTTTTATGATCATACCCATTTATATTTCCCTGAGCATCAAAATGAGTGGGAATAATATCTGGCAGTCCTGCATATTTCATTCCGGTAAAAACCCAAATTGAAATAAGTAAAATAATGCTGACAATTAATAAACACTTTGAAATCATTTCCTTTACTTACTAAAGAACACTTTTTATGACCCTCAATTTGTGGGTATGTTTATTCATTTCTTTATTAAAAATCCCTGTAGAATCCAGGATATCAATTCTTACTTTTCCTGAAGCGTGAATAATTTTCTGATTCTCCAGCATAATTCCAACATGGATAATTTTTCCTTCGGGGTTTTCAAAAAAGGCTAAGTCTCCCGGCTGACTTTCTTCAACGAACGTTAGCGGTTCTCCTACTTCCGCCTGTTGATAAGTATCTCTAGGAAGTTTTATATCGTGAATCTTATAAACCAATTGGGTAAAACCAGAACAATCTACTGCAAAGAAACTCTTTCCGCCCCATAAGTAAGGAACATTAATGAATTCTCTTGCTGTTAATGCAATACTTTCACGAATGTCATGACTTCTTCGGGATGCTACTGCAGAAAATTCAACTTCTGAACCCATGGAAAGTAATGTTTTCCCATCATTCATTAACACTGAAGCAAAGTCCTCAGTAATTAAAGTTACCTTTCTTTTAGCAAGCTCTTCGTCTGAAACAGATCTTATTTGTTTAGTATCCATCCATCCTTCATACCCATCATAGTGCATCTTTATTTTGGTCCAGTTTTTATCTACTTCCAAAATATCAGCACTTTCACCAAACAATATCTCTGTAACAATTTCTGCTTTATCCGAGTTTTCTGCACGAACAGGAGCTACAGTAACAATACAAATTCCTTTACTCATTAAGTTTATATTAAAAGATTGAATGATTCAAAGATTAAAGAATTAGATTCTCCAAAACCCTTGAATTTATTTTCTTCTCAGAAAATTTACGCCATCACGCAAAGGTAAAATAAGATTTTCAAAATCTTCATCTTTTGCAATCAAATCATTAAGTTCCTTAATTACCTGTGTTGATCTTTGTTTTGGATTCTCTTCCAATACTTTTCCGTACCAAAGAACATTGTCAAATAATATTACAGAACCAGATTTTGTATGCGGTTTAATTAATCTAAAATATTCAGCAT is part of the Chryseobacterium paludis genome and encodes:
- a CDS encoding ExbD/TolR family protein, encoding MARVKPKRHGVVTDMTAMCDVAFLLLTFFILTTQFKKPDVEQIKPPSSISEKLLPDASLMTINATPDGKFYFQPVENASERLQLLDKMGQKYGISFDNNEKAAFQKVQAIGVPMNQLKSYLDLSDEEQKSFKSPTGIPMDSTNKQLVDWVQQSLSVNPDYKLAIKGDVTTQYPKVKSLFEGLRDIDFLKFWLITSQEGKP
- a CDS encoding MotA/TolQ/ExbB proton channel family protein, which produces MEMNVSKNDEQVIARKAGGLNPAIIIPILFVIGVCIYLFVLGSPGNFKDADKLGSGSVAFSSVEGKDIHPESFLGIIYKGGVIVPILITFMITVIVFSFERYFVLGKAAGKGNLDSFVVQVRSLLNQNKIDEALEECDRQQGSVGNVVKEGLTTYKALSHDTTLNKEQKMVALNKAIEEATTLEMPMLEKNMMILSTLGTVATLVALLGTVIGMIKAFFALGSGGGTPDAAALSTGISEALINTALGIGTSAIAIILYNFFTSKIDGLTYKIDEIAMSIQQSFAEFN
- the leuS gene encoding leucine--tRNA ligase translates to MFYDHQQIEKKWQKYWEEKQTYKTSDTTDKPKFYVLDMFPYPSGAGLHVGHPLGYIASDIYARYKRHQGFNVLHPVGYDSFGLPAEQYAIQTGQHPAITTEQNITRYEEQLRKIGFSFDWSREVRTSDASYYKWTQWIFIELYHSWYNKNTDKAESIETLIQHFEEKGTEGLNANQNEELNFTAEEWKNASDIDKEDTLLNYRLSYRAETTVNWCPALGTVLANDEVKDGKSERGGFPVFQKKMMQWSMRISAYSERLLQGLKTLDWPQPLKDSQEYWIGKSQGAQVKFNVENHNEIIEVFTTRPDTIYGATFMVLAPENPLVDAITTEAQKAEVDTYIEETSKKTERDRMADVKNVSGAFTGSYAVNPFSNEKMPIYISDYVLMGYGTGAVMAVPAHDERDHRFAKKFNLEIKKVVETDEDIQEKSFDSKTSTCVNSDFLNGLGYEEAKAKIIAEVENRNIGHGTTNYRQRDAIFSRQRYWGEPVPIYYKDGMPYTLPVSALPLELPEVEKYLPTEDGDPPLGNAKFFAWDEANQKVVATDLIDDGTVFPLELSTMPGWAGSSWYFLRYMDPHNEEGFAKKELTDYWGQVDLYIGGSEHATGHLLYSRFWNMFLKDRGYINQDEPFQKLINQGMILGMSAFVYRIEGTNQYVSKALSNEYKTQKIHVDVSLLKGTSDELDTEAFKQWRPDYAEAEFILEDGKYIVDREVEKMSKSKYNVVNPDDICNEYGADGLRLYEMFLGPLEQSKPWNTQGLSGVYGFLKKFWNLYFNGDVFEVSDEEPTKAEYKILHTLIKKVVFDIENFSFNTSVSSFMIAVNELQKIKCNKRNILEPLAVIISPYAPHICEELWSLLGNNTSIEFEKFPELNESYLVEDEIQYPVSVNGKMRFKISLSAQLSAKEVEDLVISDPKMQQILEGKTPKKIIVVPHRIVNIVI
- a CDS encoding lipocalin-like domain-containing protein, whose amino-acid sequence is MKKLALLFAGLSLLVATGCKDDDPQQLFPINGLWQPLKEVVTTVPVNGAGVSDEIAYTTCQKDSRWLFNEGSTGKRTDKDEIGNPAICSTVSEKNFTYTYSTSDNRIEIKYQGTVVPDKGKVTTLNESTMNLTIEDATDPNVYKSKTITFKRIPQ
- a CDS encoding glycosyltransferase family 2 protein, whose translation is MPQVSIITPCYNSARFLEETIHSVMSQTFTDWEWLITDDKSADNSVEIIRKISDPRIKLSVAGKNGGAGHARNLSLQKANGRYITFLDADDFWEPNFLEEMVNFMKRENAEIAYSNYARCNEELIPQIEDFKADKEVTFDNLLKTCRLSLLSSMYDSQRVGKEYFPEGSKREDHVMWLNLLKKIPVGKPLPKTMAKYRMHSTSVSRKKQHIIKDQYLVYKDFMKFSTLKSLYYTANWALNGFMKYSKIFN
- a CDS encoding deoxyuridine 5'-triphosphate nucleotidohydrolase, producing MEYSKEFKTALSNFSSIEKDRLIFRLLKKDKLLSKKLYFELIDTETTDQKRDQMEELIEEKVLSASKHLSNPKYFLVLIRKLSAEITEHIKVTTDKFGEVSLHLFLINKILDHNDKLSHQRFDNVYKLYLYLINKLIKALLTIKKLDEDYWIEFDELLEELETKILKNNYLQKLCINNSFDFNWLKSDGIPENLDLIIKGIKSQGFLK
- a CDS encoding 3-deoxy-D-manno-octulosonic acid transferase is translated as MSFIYNIFVNLLVFGMRLFSLFNEKTKKGFEGRKESLALVKSSFSPSDKVIWMHAASLGEYEQGLPVLEKLKEEFSDHKILITFFSPSGYENVVKKKHIADVVCYLPFDRKKVIKEFVSQFNVKLFFTVKYDYWYNLFAELKSRNVKVFVISALFYERQSFFTSYGKWFVKQLQNNVDWFFHQTGFSYALAKNVGLVKSSITGDTRFDRVKQLRNVDHHVDYIKDFKGKDKTIVFGSSWHAEEKIAELITGMNRSVKIIIAPHDLKRVHNLKQSFPDSLLYSEITNDQSLIKNQQLLIIDSIGLLSKLYSYADIAVVGGGFHDAGLHNILEAATYGVPVVFGDHYKKNPEADELISANGGKAFSSEALAADFILFLLNNDEVIEEMSGNARKFVDDKPESSALIIEKIKSF
- a CDS encoding cupin domain-containing protein; translated protein: MKNSKDNSEHYIWGNNCDSWVLKDTPGLSVKQEKMPPGSAEKLHFHKVASQFFYILRGEAVFYINNEKVLVKEEESISILPTVQHYIANEATKDLEFLVISNPSTNNDRTEIEK
- a CDS encoding DUF1648 domain-containing protein; the encoded protein is MISKCLLIVSIILLISIWVFTGMKYAGLPDIIPTHFDAQGNINGYDHKKMIWVAPSISTFVFLILVGVTRNPNSPMVHVPDGFRNKKSIQIFAYSILIPFLLLMGDTVVESVWVAEEKIRTLSNMIFVFLGLLFIALGFNIFIMLKKSRNEKLER
- a CDS encoding C40 family peptidase encodes the protein MSKGICIVTVAPVRAENSDKAEIVTEILFGESADILEVDKNWTKIKMHYDGYEGWMDTKQIRSVSDEELAKRKVTLITEDFASVLMNDGKTLLSMGSEVEFSAVASRRSHDIRESIALTAREFINVPYLWGGKSFFAVDCSGFTQLVYKIHDIKLPRDTYQQAEVGEPLTFVEESQPGDLAFFENPEGKIIHVGIMLENQKIIHASGKVRIDILDSTGIFNKEMNKHTHKLRVIKSVL